One genomic window of Branchiostoma floridae strain S238N-H82 chromosome 4, Bfl_VNyyK, whole genome shotgun sequence includes the following:
- the LOC118414111 gene encoding lactase-phlorizin hydrolase-like isoform X1, translating into MTAFYWTIFLLAALCRKTGGQFLDLKNITARDAFLSGTLPDGFLWGTATAAFQIEGGWDSGEKGPSIWDWYSHLPQNVPWGDVATDSYHKYKEDVQMHVNTSLNSYRFSISWPRLFPDGTNTTINQYGVDYYNNLINELQNNGIEPLVTLYHWDLPQKLKERYGGWVNDTLVEMFENYARFCFTTFGDRVKYWTTFNEPWSFVAALGDFNNDPDYTMKYKMAHNVIRAHARAWHTYDDDFRSAQNGSVGIVISSIWGEPADLHNPADRQAATNYMEFFFGWFANPIIGNGDYPDVMKRMVRESRLKQNQTVSPLPEFTEEEKVYNNGTTDFLGINTYTARIISATNETQTCHPDNHNFASACGYMPDLMGVKETIGPGWFYMGSNIFWFAPWNIRGILHFVRERYGYTKPFYLSEVGIGETYKYHSPPNLNDTWRMCFYLTYANEALKAVKLDGVDLRGFYAWTLMDNVEWGSGPDLAFGLYHTNFTHPSRKRTPKRSQGLYGSIARENGFPDNANHVWMTRQWWEWCHMDEAYAPTRHGYVEPTNNVRPTQPAPCPSVSTAPAAQSLMFTGILGILAALVAFCSP; encoded by the exons ATGACGGCGTTCTACTGGACAATTTTCCTGTTGGCGGCGCTGTGTCGTAAAACTGGAGGACAGTTTCTGGACCTGAAGAATATAACTG CCCGTGATGCTTTCCTGTCCGGGACTCTGCCCGACGGCTTCCTCTGGGGAACGGCCACTGCTGCCTTCCAGATCGAAGGAGGGTGGGACTCGGGAGAGAAGGGACCGTCCATTTGGGACTGGTATTCTCACCTGCCACAAAACGTGCCATGGGGAGATGTGGCAACTGACAGTTATCACAAG TACAAAGAGGACGTTCAGATGCACGTGAACACGAGCCTCAACTCCTACCGGTTCTCCATCTCGTGGCCGCGCCTATTCCCAGACGGTACCAACACCACCATCAACCAATATGGCGTGGACTACTACAACAACCTCATCAACGAGCTGCAGAACAACGGCATAGAACCGCTGGTGACTTTGTATCATTGGGACCTCCCACAAAAACTCAAG GAACGCTATGGCGGATGGGTGAACGACACCCTGGTAGAGATGTTCGAGAACTACGCCAGGTTCTGCTTTACCACATTTGGTGACCGCGTCAAATATTGGACAACATTCAACGAGCCCTGGTCCTTCGTTGCCGCCCTCGGTGACTTCAACAATGACCCCGACTACACcatgaaatacaaaatggcACACAACGTGATCAGAGCGCATGCACGAGCATGGCATACCTACGATGACGACTTCCGGTCTGCTCAGAATGGATCG gtcgGTATAGTGATCAGCTCCATATGGGGGGAGCCGGCAGACCTGCACAACCCGGCTGACCGCCAGGCGGCGACCAACTACATGGAGTTCTTCTTCGGCTGGTTCGCCAACCCTATCATCGGGAACGGCGATTACCCGGATGTGATGAAGCGGATGGTGCGAGAGAGCAG ACTGAAACAGAACCAGACGGTCTCTCCTCTTCCCGAGTTTACAGAAGAGGAGAAGGTGTACAACAACGGGACTACGGACTTCTTAGGGATCAACACGTACACGGCCAGGATCATCTCCGCTACCAATGAGACACAGACATGTCATCCG GATAACCACAACTTTGCCTCTGCCTGTGGGTACATGCCGGACCTGATGGGAGTGAAGGAGACAATCGGACCGGGATGGTTCTACATGGGCAGTAATATCTTCTGGTTCGCACCTTGGAACATCCGGGGTATCCTGCACTTCGTGCGAGAAAG ATACGGTTACACAAAGCCGTTCTACCTATCGGAGGTGGGGATAGGCGAAACGTACAAGTACCACAGCCCGCCGAACTTGAACGACACCTGGCGGATGTGCTTCTACCTGACATACGCAAACGAAGCACTGAAGG CGGTCAAGCTGGACGGGGTTGACCTGAGAGGGTTCTACGCCTGGACACTAATGGATAACGTGGAGTGGGGCAGCGGACCGGACCTGGCTTTTGGACTCTACCATACCAACTTCACCCACCCATCGCGCAAGCGTACTCCCAAAAG GTCCCAGGGCCTGTATGGGTCCATCGCCCGAGAGAACGGGTTCCCTGACAACGCTAACCATGTGTGGATGACTCGCCAGTGGTGGGAGTGGTGTCACATGGACGAGGCGTACGCACCGACTCGGCACGGCTATGTGGAGCCAACCAACAACGTGAGGCCGACGCAG CCGGCTCCCTGCCCATCGGTGTCCACAGCTCCAGCAGCACAGTCTCTGATGTTCACCGGAATACTCGGGATCCTGGCCGCCCTTGTCGCCTTCTGCAGTCCCTAG
- the LOC118414111 gene encoding lactase-phlorizin hydrolase-like isoform X2, with protein sequence MTAFYWTIFLLAALCRKTGGQFLDLKNITARDAFLSGTLPDGFLWGTATAAFQIEGGWDSGEKGPSIWDWYSHLPQNVPWGDVATDSYHKYKEDVQMHVNTSLNSYRFSISWPRLFPDGTNTTINQYGVDYYNNLINELQNNGIEPLVTLYHWDLPQKLKERYGGWVNDTLVEMFENYARFCFTTFGDRVKYWTTFNEPWSFVAALGDFNNDPDYTMKYKMAHNVIRAHARAWHTYDDDFRSAQNGSVGIVISSIWGEPADLHNPADRQAATNYMEFFFGWFANPIIGNGDYPDVMKRMVRESRLKQNQTVSPLPEFTEEEKMYNKGTTDFLGINTYTARIISATNETQTCHPDNHNFASACGFMPDLMGVKETVGPGWFYMGSNIFWFAPWNIRGILHFVRERYRYTKPFYLSEVGIGETYKYHSPPNLNDTWRMCFYMTYANEALKAVKLDGVDLRGFYAWTLMDNVEWGSGPDLAFGLYHTNFTHPSRKRTPKRSQGLYGSIARENGFPDNAIHVRMTREWWQWCHMDEAYAPTRHGYVEPTNKPAPCPSVSTAPAAQSLMFTGILGILVVLVAFCSP encoded by the exons ATGACGGCGTTCTACTGGACAATTTTCCTGTTGGCGGCGCTGTGTCGTAAAACTGGAGGACAGTTTCTGGACCTGAAGAATATAACTG CCCGTGATGCTTTCCTGTCCGGGACTCTGCCCGACGGCTTCCTCTGGGGAACGGCCACTGCTGCCTTCCAGATCGAAGGAGGGTGGGACTCGGGAGAGAAGGGACCGTCCATTTGGGACTGGTATTCTCACCTGCCACAAAACGTGCCATGGGGAGATGTGGCAACTGACAGTTATCACAAG TACAAAGAGGACGTTCAGATGCACGTGAACACGAGCCTCAACTCCTACCGGTTCTCCATCTCGTGGCCGCGCCTATTCCCAGACGGTACCAACACCACCATCAACCAATATGGCGTGGACTACTACAACAACCTCATCAACGAGCTGCAGAACAACGGCATAGAACCGCTGGTGACTTTGTATCATTGGGACCTCCCACAAAAACTCAAG GAACGCTATGGCGGATGGGTGAACGACACCCTGGTAGAGATGTTCGAGAACTACGCCAGGTTCTGCTTTACCACATTTGGTGACCGCGTCAAATATTGGACAACATTCAACGAGCCCTGGTCCTTCGTTGCCGCCCTCGGTGACTTCAACAATGACCCCGACTACACcatgaaatacaaaatggcACACAACGTGATCAGAGCGCATGCACGAGCATGGCATACCTACGATGACGACTTCCGGTCTGCTCAGAATGGATCG gtcgGTATAGTGATCAGCTCCATATGGGGGGAGCCGGCAGACCTGCACAACCCGGCTGACCGCCAGGCGGCGACCAACTACATGGAGTTCTTCTTCGGCTGGTTCGCCAACCCTATCATCGGGAACGGCGATTACCCGGATGTGATGAAGCGGATGGTGCGAGAGAGCAG ACTGAAACAGAACCAGACGGTCTCTCCTCTTCCCGAGTTTACAGAGGAGGAGAAGATGTACAACAAAGGGACTACGGACTTCTTAGGGATCAACACGTACACGGCCAGGATCATATCCGCCACCAATGAGACACAGACATGTCATCCG GATAACCACAACTTTGCCTCTGCCTGTGGGTTCATGCCGGACCTGATGGGAGTGAAGGAGACAGTCGGACCCGGATGGTTCTACATGGGCAGTAATATCTTCTGGTTCGCACCTTGGAACATCCGGGGTATCCTGCACTTCGTGCGGGAACG gtacagatacacaAAGCCGTTCTACCTATCGGAGGTGGGGATAGGCGAAACGTACAAGTACCACAGCCCGCCGAACTTGAACGACACCTGGCGGATGTGCTTCTACATGACATACGCAAACGAAGCACTGAAGG CGGTCAAGCTGGACGGGGTTGACCTGAGAGGGTTCTACGCCTGGACACTGATGGATAACGTGGAGTGGGGCAGCGGACCGGACCTGGCTTTTGGACTCTACCATACCAACTTCACCCACCCATCGCGCAAGCGTACTCCCAAAAG GTCCCAGGGCCTGTACGGCTCCATCGCTCGAGAGAACGGGTTCCCTGACAATGCAATCCATGTGCGGATGACTCGGGAGTGGTGGCAGTGGTGTCACATGGACGAGGCGTACGCACCGACCCGGCACGGCTATGTGGAGCCAACCAACAAG CCGGCTCCCTGCCCATCGGTGTCCACAGCTCCAGCCGCACAGTCTCTGATGTTCACCGGAATACTCGGGATCCTGGTCGTCCTTGTCGCCTTCTGCAGTCCCTAG